Genomic segment of Populus nigra chromosome 14, ddPopNigr1.1, whole genome shotgun sequence:
tcagcgttaggttttttaaaaattagattttatgattttttttttgtagaaattaaTCCGGTTTCTTGACCTAGATCATGGATTAACCAGGGTTGACTTGAgtcttttttaagttttttttatatttttttagttttatctttaatttcttggttgatttgggaattgagcttcatattttttttgttttctttcttctattaGATTATCCTATTTGCATGATCCTGGACAGGGTTGGTTTAATGGACTTGCTTAGGTTTATTGGTGttttctgagttttttttttaattattttttttaatttcatctttttatatttagattattggGAATAtgacatcatattttttttattttttttttatagagttgtCTCAACTTCACAACTTAAAAGTCTCGAGTTTGGCATGTTATCTCGGGTAGAcacaaattacttttttattttttttaatgtgttgggTTTTATTTAGCAAGAGTTATTTTTTgacataatattataattaaattaaaataatttattgaatctaGGAGGATATATGACTCAAATCACAGCGTAAACCAAATATCCGGAAGAAATGATAACTTATTGGAGTCTTCTCGTTACCATGTAATGAGACATTTACCTGAAAAATCAAGTATTAGAGATTACTTCAAAAATCATGGATGAAATCATGGAGTGCAAGGATGAAATTAGTGGGAAGAAATTATCGTACAAGGATGgcagcaaaaaagaagaaagaacacAGGGATGAGATTCGTCTTTAACTTGTAAAACGCATTTTGATGATTGCAAACGCCAAAATCTATTAttggatgtaattaaaaaaacatgggaaTTGAACCCGACGTGAATCGAACACGCAACCTTCTGATCTGGAGTCAGACGCGCTACCATTGCGCCACGGATCCACTTGTCATATCTGGTAACACATCATTTATATAACAATATCTCTTTGTCCATGAACCTACCAAGCATGGAGCAATCTTTTGAAGCACATGAATCAAGAACCTAATCTTGTGCACATCAATCATTAATACTCTAAGTTTTCGGATGCATTTttagaagaatttaaaaaatacttaaaaaaaatagaaaaacttcattttcgagtagagttattttttaaaatatttttataaaagaaattgcaaaaataaaaattcagacAAACTAAGCTGTTAATGTAATGTCAAATACCGAAAACTAAAAGTTCATTAGATTATTGTTATACAAACAAACATTGGCATCATCCTGGTACTATGTACAAATTTACAAGATATATTTtccacattatttttatttttatttttatttctttgctaACGAAGAAATTAGTCAACCCTTTTCTCTTTAACTTCAACCACTCTGTTCTTCATTCTCTTGACAACCTTCTCATCTACCATATCACACAATCTTCTTGCTTGCATCCTCATCCACTCTTCAAACCTCTTTATCTTATCCTCGTTCTTTACATATATCACAGGAACAGTCATGCCCACCACTATATCTGTAAATTAGTTGAAGactcttttatatttatatgtatatgCTATATTCATGCGCAATCACGAGCGATACAACTATAAGTTTAGCTTGCTTGTGTATTCATGCGTGTCACAGTTATGCATAAATTGTTACCTATGTAAAGAAGTGACAGAGAATCCCAGAAGCTTCCCACATAAGACAGCAAGCACAGAGCAGCAACTACACGAGCAAAGAGAAACAGTTCTCTCTCTGCACTCACATGGCACATCCATCGAACTCCCTCTTCTATCGATTGTCGAACGGAGCGTGCCGCTTCAATAGCTGTCTGCTCTGAAATCTCCAAGCCGGACAAATCTGGCTCTCCTCTGAAGATAGCCCAAAAACAACCTTACTTCTTGAAAGTTTTATACATggcaacaaagaagaaagaaaaagagatgggTTAACAATATTTACTTGCGGAGAAACCTGGCTATGTTGCCATAAAGGAACAGTGAAGTAACAGCGAACATGGCAGCCCATGAAGCAACAGTGATGAGATTGAATTGATAGACATCAAGCGAAACCCATGTAGCTGTTGAGACTAGAAGAACCAATAAACTCAGCTTCTTTCTCCTCCACAAGAACACATCTCTTACAGTATCTGGATCAAGTTAAAACAGCAAGTGAGgccaaaaaacattaatttgtaGTTTAAAGAGTTTATGATTAATTACCATATGACACGGGCGAAGATTTTGAAGGAGTCGACATGTCAAGTAAGGAAATCAAGTTGAGGTTTCAACTtggatttgcttttttttttttttttgggggggggtaTCCAAATCAAATCTTGTTAAGATTGTCTCTTGGTAAGGTAAAGAAGGAGAATATGTGCTAGGTTTACACGTATAAAGAAACGTGGAGGTCTTGCAGCCTTAATAGCAACACTTCAGATATAGGATAAATATCCATACGACCCATAGTTTTCTCGAGGGAGCACAGGATTTTCCAACATGAGCACATAGGAACCGATTTTAATTCATTCAAATAAAGAGTGAATGATGGGCGATTTGGTTCTTATGGAACACTGGTtacatttgttttaatatatatttgaccTTTCGGTTCTTTTAGCTTGCAGCCTAGACCTCATAGGCTAGCTGTCGACTGAAAGCATCCATCCAGCTCCAGAATTCATTTAAACACAGGCATGCCTGGCCTGATATAAGTTTTCTACAAGGTCGATAGACCAAGCCCGGTCTCAaagcctcttcttcttcacctcGGCGTTTTTAACTCCAGGAAGACTCAAGGCCCATATATTACAATTCGTAGTTAGCTTACATGCACTTCACAGCAAGTCACATCAAAAGCTAATTTAAATAGCCAAAAAAAAGTATTTGCAAGCGTTGTTAATATTTCAgtgtatttcaattaaaattgaagacATGTTGGTTTGATCCTTTCTCTAACCTGATTTTAAACTAAACCACattaaagttgatttttataGGACGTGGttttaaactaaattatattaaagttgatttttatatgatttgatCAACTAAGAAAATGAAAGCACGATGTGATTGACCTAAAAAAacctaagtttattttttaaaaaaattaagaaaatgatatttttacattaaaaaaaaaaacagtatttgCAAGCgttattaatatttcaatgtatttcaattaaaattaaagacatGTTGATTTGAGCTTTTCCAATTTAAACTAAATCAAGTTgaagttgatttttatataacttgatcaattaaaaaagtgaAGGCACAACGTGATTGACCtagaaaagatttaattttattttaacatataaacTTTCTATCTAGTTGCTTAAATTTGGTCACAACTTGCTAAATACCAAGCATTGCATCTAATAAGCATTTTGCAAACTGAAATGATGAAATCTCAAATGTAATTAAATTGACCATAGTAAAGCAAAATAGTGATTCCCTAATtcttaaatacattaaataattgTGAATAGTCTAAGTTGTATACATGTCAACAGCTTGgtaatgttttaatttgcaAGATATATAGTGTACATTTTCTATTACAacaatattaacatgtttttatttggtAATTATAGATGGAAaaccttcaaaatcaaaatgtttcATCCACTAACACTACCCCAACATCAATCAATGCCTCAACTTCAAACACTAACCCATCATCAACTACTGTAGGATCTACCACTGATAATAAAGGTAAACAGCCTTAAGTCCTtacatcaagaaaataaatgttgatgataaaaaaagtcACAAAATCTTGATGGTGATCCTAAAATCTTTAAAGCTTAATGTAATTATTGTGAAAAGGATTATGCATGTCATACTGTTTTGAATGGGACAAGTAATATGTGGAGTCATTTAAAAGTAAGcaaaaagttttcttttatggttgataaaaagaaaaaaaaatggtattaGAACCTAAAAAGGAAGATGGTGAATTGGGAGATCGAAAAGTGGCATTATTAAAGCAATAagttataattatgatgaatgtaGACAAGCACAAGTAAAAATGgttataattgatgagttgccttttaattttgtagAGAGTAAAGGATTAAGATTATTTTCTAGGACCATGCAACCTAGATTTGACATTCCTTCTCGTTTCACTGTTATGAGAGATTGTTTGAAACTTTATgttgaagagaaggaaagattaAGGACAACTCTTAGGAGTCTACGATTATGCTTAACAACAGATACATGGACatcaattcaaaacattaattacaTGCCCTTAATGGCTTATTGGATTGATAATGAGTGGAATTTGCatataaaaattcttaatttttgtcaagttttcaaTTGGTCAAATtattaagaattatttattaGAATGGGGGATTGATAAACTTTTGACTGTTACAATAGACAATGCAAGCTCTAATAATAtgactattttatatttaaagaatatGATGAAAGATTGACTAactaatatattgttaaatgAGCATTTGCATGTATTGTGCACAtattgtaaaactcattatgtCTGATGACTTAAAAGAGATTAATGTTTCGGTTGTTAAGATTCAAAATCCAATTAGGTTTGTAAGATCATCACCTTCTAGGCAACTTGCATTTAAGAAGTGTGCAGAAAAGTGCATATAAAGTGTAAGAAATCATTGTGTTTGGATGTTGCAACTCGATGGAATTCAACTTATCTTATGTTAGAAGCTtctgaaaagtttgaaaatgtgtttgTGAGGTTAGGTGAAATTGAACCCAGGTATATGAGTTACTTTTTGGAAGTTGAttcaaaaaggaataaaaaaaacatagggccACCTAGTTGAGAGGATTGGGAAAATGCTAGAACTTTGGTGAAGTTCTTAAAAATCTTTTACATGGTTACATTGAGATTTTCTGGCTCATTGCATGTTACatcaaattctttcttcaatgaattgatttgcatgcatacaaacttgttgcaattatgtaaaaaaatatataatcttttaaGTGAAATGACGATGAACATGATGTTAAAGTTTGAGAAATATTGGGGTTATgaagtaaatcaaaaaaatttattgtatgtGGCTAATGTTTTGGATCTATGTCTCAAGttgaaatatatagaaaaaaaatttcgtgagcttgtatgagttttatttgaaagctGATGGAGTGGTGGATGACAATAGGCATAAATAGAATGTTAATAATGTTATGGATGACATGGAGGTAGATTTTAACACTTTAGCTCGATTCAAAAGGCATTTACAAGAGGAAGATagtgtgaaaaacaaaaataaggtTGGGAGGTATTTAATTGATAGTTGTGAGGATCCTAATGAtgataaattagatattttaggTTGGTGGAAGAgtaatgctttaaaaaaataagatacttTTGAAGGCTACACAACATGTTTTAGCTTCTAAATCAACTTTTAGCATA
This window contains:
- the LOC133672958 gene encoding reticulon-like protein B13 isoform X2; translation: MSTPSKSSPVSYDTVRDVFLWRRKKLSLLVLLVSTATWVSLDVYQFNLITVASWAAMFAVTSLFLYGNIARGEPDLSGLEISEQTAIEAARSVRQSIEEGVRWMCHVSAERELFLFARVVAALCLLSYVGSFWDSLSLLYIDIVVGMTVPVIYVKNEDKIKRFEEWMRMQARRLCDMVDEKVVKRMKNRVVEVKEKRVD
- the LOC133672958 gene encoding reticulon-like protein B13 isoform X1, which encodes MSTPSKSSPVSYDTVRDVFLWRRKKLSLLVLLVSTATWVSLDVYQFNLITVASWAAMFAVTSLFLYGNIARFLRKGEPDLSGLEISEQTAIEAARSVRQSIEEGVRWMCHVSAERELFLFARVVAALCLLSYVGSFWDSLSLLYIDIVVGMTVPVIYVKNEDKIKRFEEWMRMQARRLCDMVDEKVVKRMKNRVVEVKEKRVD